One genomic window of Haliotis asinina isolate JCU_RB_2024 chromosome 4, JCU_Hal_asi_v2, whole genome shotgun sequence includes the following:
- the LOC137282395 gene encoding myosin-11-like, producing the protein MAVVFLCIFLTGSLSGLVLTITKPDGAADISSIINHVALLEQTVTGLQKTTGQLESELQTSRSLQQLASKEIASLKDEVASLKADLRLSTDELNLVKAKLMKQGKGTLNQRNLNPTSLDVASDSAQVNSVQADVKMLRDQLDLMNFTLYDVKREADGFIQRASPIFQLIAQSQLIENMKSANLLAQNTSRQLEQFGNSIKVTAGDVLNVTHDLQLVSADLKRTEHDLSLTRSDVLALKTDMKKEKNQSLNCLQSLTQISQTMQSLNVTQDLQSVSVDLQTMKSILHLTRTDVTALTTDMAVEKNQSVDNKNTLAQVSQTMVSLTGDLLTTQRNLSSINSEVRNLERNISAFEGQTSSTRPPTIAFNVHSPSSRMPGGDLIFGHSLYNAGSFYDTSTGRFTAPVSGTYMFWTEIVLTESNSQTYIYIMRSDGWMAMDADVQDNHASMVVVDHVSKGSEVWVKTSSSHSITKAFPSSRFGGVLLSVD; encoded by the exons ATGgctgttgtgtttttgtgtatttttctgACAGGGTCGCTGTCAGGACTCGTTTTAACGATAACCAAACCTGATGGCGCCGCTGATATTTCCAGCATTATAAACCACGTTGCCTTGCTTGAACAGACTGTGACTGGGCTACAGAAAACAACTGGACAGCTGGAATCAGAGCTGCAGACGAGCAGGTCTCTACAACAGTTAGCAAGTAAAGAAATTGCCTCTCTCAAAGATGAAGTTGCATCTTTGAAGGCAGATCTCCGCCTGTCGACAGATGAACTGAACCTTGTGAAGGCGAAACTCATGAAGCAGGGTAAGGGTACTCTGAATCAAAGAAATCTGAATCCTACCAGTCTTGATGTGGCATCTGACAGTGCACAAGTAAATAGTGTGCAAGCAGATGTCAAGATGTTACGGGATCAACTAGATCTTATGAACTTCACCTTGTATGATGTAAAGAGAGAAGCAGATGGATTCATTCAAAGGGCATCTCCAATTTTCCAGTTAATCGCACAAAGTCAGTTAATCGAAAACATGAAATCTGCAAATCTTCTAGCTCAGAATACATCCAGGCAGCTGGAACAGTTTGGGAATTCTATCAAGGTAACTGCAGGAGACGTGCTGAATGTAACACACGATCTACAGTTGGTCAGTGCAGATCTAAAACGTACGGAGCATGATCTGAGTCTAACAAGATCAGACGTCTTAGCTTTGAAAACTgacatgaaaaaggaaaagaaTCAATCTCTGAACTGTTTGCAATCTCTGACACAGATTTCACAGACGATGCAGTCACTGAATGTCACCCAAGATCTTCAGTCGGTCAGTGTAGATCTACAAACTATGAAAAGCATTCTCCATCTCACAAGGACAGATGTCACAGCACTCACAACTGACATGGCTGTTGAAAAGAATCAGTCTGTTGACAACAAGAACACCTTGGCTCAGGTGTCACAGACGATGGTGTCTTTAACGGGGGATCTGCTCACAACGCAAAGGAATCTCAGTTCGATAAACTCAGAAGTCAGAAATTTGGAAAGAAACATTTCTGCTTTTGAAGGTCAAACCTCTAGCACTCG ACCACCAACTATTGCATTCAACGTCCATAGCCCTTCGAGTAGGATGCCTGGAGGAGACTTGATATTTGGGCACAGTCTCTACAATGCTGGCTCCTTCTATGACACTAGTACGGGGAGATTCACTGCACCCGTTTCTGGAACATACATGTTCTGGACAGAGATCGTACTGACTGAATCCAACTCTCAAACGTACATCTATATCATGAGGTCTGACGGCTGGATGGCGATGGACGCAGATGTTCAAGACAACCATGCTTCTATGGTGGTTGTCGATCATGTTTCCAAGGGCAGTGAAGTATGGGTGAAGACGTCAAGCTCTCACAGCATCACAAAGGCCTTTCCGTCTTCACGTTTTGGCGGAGTGCTGTTGTCTGTTGACTGA